One window of the Janthinobacterium sp. PAMC25594 genome contains the following:
- a CDS encoding PP2C family serine/threonine-protein phosphatase, which produces MHLIKDALDFGPWLDAAAGSSVGAGPVPRRENQDNFLLIDASGHAVCLSRQAPFHCQVPGWPRGHVRAAVLDGMGGHGQGREAAEAAVQGLLAVPACLDTASLASRLDALHTRLQDGFARSTPAQARPPGTTLTLLEVPPGEAPLLYHVGDSRLYELADGVASILTIDHVPATVYAMRGAFDETRWRASVHGEHHPQISQAFILGNALSDSLQLAKPLLGLDAAALPPFLAHLGDRRVLRVRPGAHYVLASDGFWACDEPLALTARWPALCAGKSAAEAVSALFDDFLSHPPKGLHSDNITVVALRFDAAFTVPGG; this is translated from the coding sequence ATGCATTTAATCAAAGACGCGCTTGACTTCGGCCCCTGGCTCGATGCCGCCGCCGGCAGCAGCGTGGGCGCCGGCCCCGTGCCGCGGCGCGAGAACCAGGACAACTTCCTGCTGATCGATGCCAGCGGCCACGCCGTCTGCCTGTCGCGCCAGGCACCGTTCCACTGCCAGGTGCCAGGCTGGCCGCGCGGCCATGTGCGCGCAGCCGTGCTCGACGGCATGGGCGGCCACGGCCAGGGGCGCGAGGCGGCGGAAGCGGCCGTGCAAGGCTTGCTGGCCGTGCCCGCCTGCCTCGACACGGCCAGCCTGGCATCCAGGCTCGACGCTCTGCATACGCGCTTGCAGGACGGTTTCGCCAGGAGCACGCCTGCCCAGGCGCGTCCGCCCGGCACCACCCTGACCTTGCTGGAAGTGCCGCCCGGCGAAGCGCCGCTGCTGTATCACGTGGGCGATTCGCGCCTGTATGAACTTGCCGATGGCGTGGCCAGCATCCTCACCATCGACCACGTGCCGGCCACCGTGTACGCCATGCGCGGCGCGTTCGACGAGACGCGCTGGCGCGCCTCCGTGCACGGCGAGCACCATCCGCAAATCTCGCAGGCATTTATTTTAGGCAACGCCCTGAGTGACAGCTTGCAGCTCGCCAAGCCCCTGCTCGGTCTCGATGCGGCCGCCTTGCCGCCCTTCCTGGCGCACCTGGGCGACCGCCGCGTGCTGCGCGTGCGCCCCGGCGCCCACTATGTGCTGGCCAGCGACGGCTTCTGGGCCTGCGACGAGCCGCTGGCGCTCACGGCCCGCTGGCCCGCTTTGTGTGCCGGCAAGAGTGCTGCCGAGGCCGTCAGCGCCCTGTTCGACGACTTCCTCTCCCACCCGCCGAAAGGCTTGCATAGCGACAACATCACCGTGGTGGCGCTGCGCTTCGATGCGGCATTCACCGTCCCGGGCGGCTAG
- a CDS encoding glycine zipper 2TM domain-containing protein — translation MLNKKLLGAVMVAAVAVSSAAVAGDRDFNTVAGAVVGAAIGNSTGGRNGAIVGGVLGAAVGNSISTNDRHYDRGGYRGGYRETYYAPAPQPVYYAPAPQPVYYAPPPRYYGPPAVVYVQPGRGYYRDHGRRDYSDRDYHDRGHGWGHRR, via the coding sequence ATGTTGAACAAGAAACTCCTGGGTGCGGTAATGGTAGCGGCAGTGGCTGTGTCTTCGGCCGCAGTCGCCGGTGACCGCGACTTCAATACCGTTGCAGGCGCCGTTGTCGGAGCGGCCATTGGCAACAGCACCGGCGGGCGCAATGGCGCGATCGTCGGTGGCGTGCTTGGCGCCGCCGTCGGCAACAGCATCAGCACGAATGACCGCCATTATGACCGTGGCGGCTATCGGGGCGGCTACCGCGAAACTTATTACGCGCCTGCGCCGCAACCGGTGTACTACGCGCCGGCCCCGCAGCCCGTGTATTACGCGCCGCCACCACGCTACTACGGCCCGCCGGCTGTCGTCTACGTGCAACCGGGCCGCGGCTACTACCGCGACCATGGCCGCCGCGACTACTCTGACCGAGACTACCATGACCGTGGCCACGGCTGGGGCCATCGTCGCTAA
- a CDS encoding GNAT family N-acetyltransferase: protein MLKGTLCTVRHVQAADLNAYISLVNDLPSRGEFFSMQFKSPEAMRRDFLQSGFVTEDSELFLIEDKAQHIIGTITHFKSRTPASREIGYRLFDRQRDGRGYISEATRLVVDYLFNAYAYHRLELLMDPLNIGSERIAQKNGFSEEGLLRQAFFINGVMRDVKMYSLLRPEWQARGR, encoded by the coding sequence ATGCTCAAGGGAACCCTCTGTACCGTCCGGCATGTGCAGGCCGCCGACCTGAATGCCTATATTTCCCTCGTCAACGACCTGCCCTCGCGCGGCGAGTTTTTCTCGATGCAATTCAAGTCGCCCGAGGCCATGCGGCGCGACTTCCTGCAATCGGGTTTTGTCACCGAGGACAGCGAATTGTTCCTCATCGAAGACAAAGCCCAGCACATCATCGGCACGATCACGCACTTCAAGAGCCGCACGCCAGCCTCGCGCGAGATCGGCTACCGCCTGTTCGACCGGCAGCGGGACGGGCGCGGCTACATCAGCGAAGCGACGCGCCTGGTGGTCGACTACCTGTTCAACGCCTATGCGTATCACCGGCTGGAACTGCTGATGGACCCGCTCAACATCGGCTCCGAGCGCATCGCGCAAAAGAACGGCTTTAGCGAGGAAGGCTTGCTGCGCCAGGCGTTTTTTATCAACGGCGTGATGCGCGATGTCAAAATGTACAGCCTGCTGCGGCCTGAATGGCAGGCGCGGGGGCGCTGA
- a CDS encoding M20/M25/M40 family metallo-hydrolase: MHTTLTGAPLRRSALFIALGCAVSAGAFAAAPGNAPQALAQVRDTALQSDWAYARLADMTDLIGPRLSGSAGAAAAVRQVAETMRQLGATVTLQPVKVPHWVRGVETAEIVDYAGRPQGVSQRVVLTALGGSGATPATGLTAPVIIVKSLEELKARASEVKDAIVLIDTPFDQEMAERGLAGVTYGQGSRFRFNGPKAAADLGAAAALVRSVGGANFRIPHAGATGLDENKRIPAAAVTVEDALLIGRLAARGPLKMHLTLTPQNLPEADSYNVIADWPGTDKADEVVVVSGHLDSWDLATGAHDDGAGVVAAMGVLETLKKLDYRPRRTIRVIAWMNEENGGRGGQAYFEAHKQALGKQYAAIEMDSGAGRPFGILASVAPKSEKLFAPLRAALQPMGAHAFTRRDALGTGDLHRLETGGVPSFEPLVDSHNYFHYHHTAADTLDKVDPENLKRNVALMSSLAWFLANIDGEIGRAPEQGE, translated from the coding sequence ATGCATACCACCCTGACTGGCGCGCCACTGCGCCGTTCCGCTTTATTCATCGCCCTTGGCTGCGCCGTCAGCGCCGGCGCCTTTGCCGCCGCGCCAGGCAATGCGCCGCAGGCGCTGGCGCAGGTGCGCGACACGGCGCTGCAAAGCGACTGGGCGTATGCCCGCCTGGCCGACATGACGGATCTGATCGGCCCGCGCCTGTCCGGTTCCGCCGGCGCGGCCGCCGCCGTGCGGCAGGTGGCCGAGACCATGCGCCAGCTGGGCGCCACCGTCACCTTGCAGCCCGTGAAAGTGCCGCACTGGGTGCGCGGTGTGGAAACGGCGGAAATCGTCGACTATGCGGGCCGTCCGCAGGGCGTGTCGCAGCGCGTGGTGCTGACCGCCCTGGGCGGTTCGGGCGCCACCCCGGCCACCGGCCTGACGGCGCCCGTGATCATCGTCAAGAGCCTGGAAGAACTCAAGGCGCGCGCGTCGGAAGTGAAGGACGCCATCGTGCTGATCGACACGCCGTTCGACCAGGAGATGGCCGAGCGGGGCCTGGCCGGCGTCACCTACGGCCAGGGTTCGCGCTTCCGTTTCAATGGACCGAAGGCGGCGGCCGACCTGGGCGCGGCCGCCGCGCTGGTGCGCTCGGTCGGCGGCGCGAACTTCCGCATCCCGCACGCGGGCGCCACGGGCCTGGATGAGAATAAACGTATTCCCGCCGCCGCCGTCACCGTGGAAGACGCCTTGCTGATCGGCCGCCTGGCCGCGCGCGGCCCGCTGAAAATGCATCTGACCCTGACGCCGCAAAACCTGCCCGAGGCGGACAGCTACAACGTCATCGCCGACTGGCCGGGCACGGACAAGGCCGACGAAGTGGTGGTGGTCTCGGGCCACCTCGATTCCTGGGACCTGGCGACGGGTGCGCACGACGACGGCGCCGGCGTTGTGGCGGCCATGGGCGTGCTGGAAACCCTGAAAAAGCTCGACTATCGCCCGCGCCGCACCATCCGCGTGATCGCCTGGATGAACGAGGAAAACGGCGGCCGTGGCGGCCAGGCTTATTTCGAGGCCCACAAGCAGGCGCTCGGCAAACAATATGCGGCCATCGAGATGGACAGCGGCGCCGGCCGCCCGTTCGGCATCCTCGCCAGCGTGGCGCCGAAGTCGGAAAAACTGTTCGCACCGCTGCGCGCCGCCCTGCAACCGATGGGCGCGCACGCGTTCACGCGCCGCGACGCGCTGGGCACGGGCGACTTGCACCGCCTGGAAACGGGCGGCGTGCCCAGCTTCGAGCCGCTGGTCGACAGCCACAACTACTTCCACTACCACCACACGGCGGCCGACACCCTGGACAAGGTCGACCCGGAAAACCTGAAGCGCAACGTGGCGCTGATGTCGTCGCTGGCCTGGTTCCTGGCCAATATCGACGGCGAGATCGGGCGCGCGCCGGAGCAGGGCGAGTAA
- a CDS encoding LysR family transcriptional regulator, whose product MSLPDLNLLITLDVLLAEGSVTRAARRLRLSPSAMSRALARLRETTGDPLLVRAGRELVPTPRALELRERVGPLLGEVLAVLGPAEQLDPRQLAQTFTLRSSDGFVENFGPALFAHIGAQAPGVRLRFVQKLDRESVQLREGSIDLETGVIGSFTSPEVRTRRLFGDRFVGVVRSGHALAQGEISAERYAAGQHVLVARRDQDTGPMDDALAALGLQRTIASIVGGFTAALALAAGSDLIATVPERHTGNLRAGMFSFALPLGMPDLTVSLMWHPRMDADPAHRWLRGCVVDACAGHTGGA is encoded by the coding sequence ATGTCGCTACCCGACTTGAACCTGTTGATCACCCTTGACGTGCTGCTGGCCGAAGGCAGCGTCACGCGCGCGGCGCGGCGCTTGCGTTTGAGTCCATCGGCCATGAGCCGCGCCCTGGCGCGCCTGCGCGAGACAACCGGCGATCCCTTGCTGGTGCGCGCCGGGCGTGAACTGGTGCCCACGCCGCGCGCGCTGGAGCTGCGTGAAAGAGTGGGGCCCCTGTTAGGCGAGGTGCTGGCCGTGCTGGGTCCGGCGGAGCAGCTGGACCCGCGCCAGCTGGCGCAAACATTTACGCTGCGTTCGAGCGACGGCTTCGTGGAAAATTTCGGCCCGGCGCTGTTCGCGCATATCGGCGCGCAAGCGCCCGGCGTGCGCCTGCGCTTCGTGCAAAAGCTGGACCGCGAAAGCGTGCAGCTGCGCGAGGGCAGCATCGACCTGGAAACGGGCGTGATCGGCAGTTTCACCAGCCCGGAAGTGCGCACGCGCAGGCTGTTCGGCGACCGTTTCGTGGGCGTGGTGCGCAGCGGCCATGCGCTGGCGCAAGGCGAGATCAGCGCCGAGCGTTACGCGGCCGGCCAGCACGTGCTGGTGGCGCGGCGCGACCAGGATACGGGGCCGATGGACGACGCCCTGGCCGCGCTGGGACTGCAGCGCACGATCGCCAGCATCGTCGGCGGCTTTACGGCGGCGCTGGCGCTGGCCGCCGGCTCCGACCTGATCGCCACCGTGCCGGAACGGCATACGGGCAATCTGCGCGCCGGCATGTTCAGTTTTGCGCTGCCGTTAGGCATGCCCGACCTGACCGTGTCGCTGATGTGGCATCCGCGCATGGATGCCGACCCGGCCCACCGCTGGCTGCGCGGCTGTGTGGTCGACGCCTGCGCGGGCCACACAGGCGGGGCCTGA
- a CDS encoding MFS transporter translates to MQPPSKPAPPEQQATEAGSVTTPVRGALASLSLAMLLPALGTSIANVGLPDMAKALQAPFQDVQWIVLAYLLTITALIVSVGRLGDMLGRRRLLLAGIALFAMASILCALAPTLWLLVAARALQGLGASVMMALTIAFVGSTVPKARTGSAMGLLGTMSAVGTTLGPALGGLLIARFGWQAIFLVNVPLAAVALLLAWRYLPADQRGAHAKRPVFDHRGTVLLALTLGAYALAMTLGRGHFGARNVALLLAACVGAVLFVRVELKAPAPLIRLAMLRAPVLSAGLATSMLVSTVMMSTLVVGPFYLARGLGLGTAVTGMVLAAGPLVAAFCGVPSGWLVDRYGAQRMGGAGLCGAAGACLALALLPASLGIPGYVAPIMLLTASYALFQAANNTAVMGDIVPEQRGVISGMLNLSRNLGLVTGASVMGAVFAAGASDITDAQPAAMIRGMHATFAVASALILAALAIFALGRALSRAGEAA, encoded by the coding sequence ATGCAACCACCGTCAAAACCCGCTCCACCCGAGCAGCAGGCCACCGAAGCCGGTAGCGTCACCACACCCGTGCGCGGCGCGCTTGCCAGCCTGTCCCTGGCGATGCTGCTGCCCGCGCTGGGCACCAGCATCGCCAACGTGGGCTTGCCCGACATGGCCAAGGCCCTGCAGGCACCGTTCCAGGATGTGCAATGGATCGTGCTGGCGTATCTGCTGACGATCACCGCCCTGATCGTCAGCGTGGGCCGCCTCGGCGACATGCTCGGACGGCGCCGCCTGCTGCTGGCCGGCATCGCGCTGTTTGCCATGGCCTCCATCCTGTGCGCCCTGGCGCCCACCTTGTGGCTGCTGGTTGCAGCGCGCGCCCTGCAGGGCCTGGGCGCTTCCGTCATGATGGCGCTGACGATAGCCTTTGTCGGCAGCACCGTACCCAAGGCCAGGACGGGCAGCGCCATGGGCCTGCTCGGCACCATGTCGGCGGTTGGCACCACGCTCGGCCCCGCGCTGGGCGGCCTGCTGATTGCGCGCTTCGGCTGGCAAGCCATTTTCCTCGTCAACGTGCCGCTGGCTGCCGTGGCGCTGCTGCTGGCCTGGCGCTACCTGCCGGCCGACCAGCGCGGCGCGCACGCCAAGCGCCCCGTGTTCGACCACCGCGGCACCGTGCTGCTGGCGCTGACCCTGGGCGCGTATGCGCTGGCCATGACCCTGGGCCGCGGCCATTTCGGCGCACGCAACGTGGCGCTGCTGCTGGCCGCCTGCGTGGGCGCCGTGCTGTTCGTCCGGGTCGAACTGAAGGCGCCGGCGCCGCTGATCCGCCTGGCCATGCTGCGCGCGCCCGTGCTCAGCGCCGGCCTGGCGACCAGCATGCTGGTGTCGACGGTCATGATGTCCACCCTGGTGGTCGGTCCTTTCTACCTGGCGCGCGGCCTGGGCCTGGGCACGGCCGTCACCGGCATGGTGCTGGCGGCCGGGCCGCTGGTGGCGGCGTTCTGCGGCGTGCCGTCCGGCTGGCTGGTGGACCGCTACGGCGCACAGCGCATGGGCGGCGCGGGCCTGTGCGGCGCGGCCGGCGCCTGCCTGGCGCTGGCGCTGCTGCCCGCCAGCCTGGGCATCCCCGGCTATGTCGCGCCGATCATGCTGCTCACGGCCAGCTACGCGCTGTTCCAGGCAGCCAACAATACCGCCGTGATGGGCGATATCGTTCCCGAGCAGCGCGGCGTTATCTCGGGCATGCTCAATCTGTCGCGCAATCTGGGCCTCGTCACGGGCGCCTCCGTGATGGGCGCCGTCTTCGCTGCCGGCGCCAGCGATATCACCGACGCGCAGCCAGCCGCCATGATCCGTGGCATGCACGCCACCTTTGCCGTCGCCAGCGCGCTGATACTCGCCGCGCTGGCCATTTTCGCGCTCGGCCGCGCCCTGAGCAGGGCTGGAGAGGCCGCATGA
- a CDS encoding virulence factor, translating to MAWALAVSFIVICLAFWLNWPSYAGHQTIHSPGELMKQFLALPMLAAFTMFALLTACAAQPAQKEDDLPKNTTHAPFRAQVVGLQWLNPLQRLDYPTEWQLLWTLGLAKPNKNDDMVRTDPRGFSTLQAVAPIAHDLDGTETFKGYHYKYVRKLTSLFHDIYYSSPTYFYRVYPKDQKQNWRELAGIRVEYALPAGKLDLEEAKNTTCERIIDTFNIGNVNFPTLWTRATPPDVRITLGGNNAGFISLQAALAYLEAHPKETVWVMNWDAPSRPKTMQINENLVLLVLAGPDYKTERAALAWVGYPATKNMADFELAKDKPPRAVQAWQALFAEAAHHGGKTETDIGYVIHDANRTLPSSSDRLRQLAHALSLEVPDFDFLPQTFNTPALLGEMGAGTALTNVALGIAHANHVGKPVLVAGTSDPASVTGVLVAPPAAVRPINHDQPWFRARGENHAYLPWWGIRHDAADDLQGYSD from the coding sequence TTGGCCTGGGCGCTCGCCGTATCTTTCATTGTCATTTGCCTTGCGTTCTGGCTCAACTGGCCAAGCTATGCAGGTCACCAGACTATCCATTCACCTGGAGAACTCATGAAACAGTTCCTTGCGCTGCCCATGCTCGCCGCGTTCACCATGTTTGCGTTATTGACAGCCTGCGCAGCACAACCTGCGCAGAAAGAAGACGATCTCCCAAAAAACACGACCCATGCTCCCTTCCGGGCACAAGTCGTGGGCCTGCAATGGCTCAATCCACTTCAGCGGCTCGACTATCCGACCGAGTGGCAACTGCTATGGACCCTCGGCCTGGCCAAACCCAACAAGAATGACGATATGGTCAGGACGGATCCCAGGGGCTTTAGTACCTTGCAGGCCGTCGCCCCCATTGCTCACGATCTCGATGGCACGGAAACGTTCAAGGGCTATCACTATAAATATGTGCGGAAATTAACCAGCCTATTTCATGACATTTACTACTCCAGCCCCACCTACTTTTATCGGGTCTATCCCAAGGATCAAAAACAGAACTGGCGCGAACTGGCGGGCATCCGCGTCGAATATGCCCTGCCTGCGGGTAAGTTGGACCTAGAAGAGGCAAAAAACACTACATGCGAACGCATCATCGACACCTTTAACATCGGCAATGTCAATTTCCCCACCCTCTGGACCCGCGCTACCCCACCCGACGTGCGCATCACCCTGGGTGGCAACAATGCAGGCTTCATCTCCCTGCAAGCCGCGCTGGCCTATCTGGAAGCGCATCCGAAGGAAACCGTGTGGGTCATGAACTGGGATGCGCCGAGCCGGCCGAAAACCATGCAGATCAATGAAAACCTCGTGCTGCTGGTGCTGGCCGGCCCTGATTACAAAACGGAACGGGCGGCGCTGGCGTGGGTAGGCTATCCGGCAACGAAAAATATGGCCGATTTTGAACTGGCCAAGGACAAGCCGCCACGCGCCGTGCAGGCCTGGCAGGCGCTATTTGCCGAAGCGGCGCACCATGGCGGCAAGACGGAAACCGATATTGGCTACGTCATCCACGACGCCAACAGGACGTTGCCCAGCTCCTCCGACCGGCTGCGCCAGCTGGCGCATGCCTTGAGCCTGGAAGTGCCGGACTTCGACTTCCTGCCGCAGACCTTCAATACGCCGGCACTGCTGGGCGAAATGGGCGCCGGCACGGCGCTGACCAATGTCGCCCTGGGCATCGCCCATGCGAACCACGTCGGCAAGCCGGTGCTGGTGGCGGGCACCAGCGATCCAGCCAGCGTCACGGGTGTGCTGGTCGCGCCGCCGGCCGCGGTGCGGCCCATCAATCACGACCAGCCGTGGTTCCGCGCGCGCGGCGAAAACCATGCGTATCTGCCGTGGTGGGGCATCCGCCACGATGCGGCGGACGATTTGCAGGGCTACTCAGATTGA
- a CDS encoding DUF3274 domain-containing protein, whose amino-acid sequence MSPDPTLDTNCILLAEAEGTTLFSHALLKAVTRLPRPGIIIFVHGVNSDGEWYEQAEQGLCAGLNARLKRRDEDLAIPGPAAGQMKAATYARELTDDGFLNPKRNATTFLQADDANSPVIRFRWGYKANGEELQAFGDGIYLNEKNYWGGGPFANGCSALPDLWGQGLSEELFLWMHIQHMNPTNDRQVYACPPRPYFVFAAWRLARLVQSIRACQHDAPVTIVCHSQGNMVAMAAAFLGETLGPSAVADSYVLCNPPYSLLDSNFTENWVSGHLKDEHGNTGRQKYAARTQTLKAFFNILRTRTAMQQDAAFVDECSANRKPERKDSYTAAFDRADYGLHGSTYGRVTLYFNPHDQVISATPVQGIGWRGMSAQEIADTGGDGVFTQRVFAQNHLVGQENEKDYDIWQRNGQPLTPDSLDFWHPRSLVAEYSIEKGMRASKGIGRKILTFLFAPIVIILAKTAGTRINALPPKSWRLPMKAPKLPEAFLPRSKRFADISDQFDEGCDAPADSLHKDRAAEADEAYAPYRPQGKGDAQAEAALRYEQNGMLRMQARRDDWVEKGKPVTAVDKPEEASKEFNAWRKQEIQNYLVANIDTHATDHSTIMTNPEHAQKALAYDVAVGVCTIRQEALRKLRVAADWRLLEPLNATDDSAEFFEYYDSGEFKKTSLYKWANAKDNPARKPKSIVDERQNARPADPSTNFALRTDGA is encoded by the coding sequence ATGTCGCCCGACCCTACGCTCGATACCAATTGCATCCTGCTCGCCGAAGCCGAAGGCACGACCTTGTTCAGCCATGCGCTGCTCAAGGCCGTCACGCGATTGCCGCGTCCCGGCATCATCATCTTTGTGCACGGCGTCAATTCCGACGGTGAATGGTATGAGCAGGCCGAGCAAGGCCTGTGCGCCGGGCTGAATGCCCGCCTGAAGCGCCGCGATGAGGACCTGGCGATCCCTGGCCCGGCCGCCGGACAGATGAAAGCCGCCACTTACGCACGCGAATTGACGGACGACGGTTTCCTCAACCCCAAGCGCAATGCCACTACCTTCCTGCAAGCGGACGATGCCAATTCCCCCGTGATCCGCTTTCGCTGGGGCTACAAGGCCAACGGCGAGGAATTGCAGGCATTTGGCGACGGCATCTATCTCAACGAAAAGAATTACTGGGGCGGCGGACCGTTCGCCAACGGCTGCAGCGCCCTGCCCGATCTGTGGGGCCAGGGTTTGTCGGAAGAATTGTTCCTGTGGATGCATATCCAGCACATGAACCCGACGAATGACCGGCAAGTGTATGCCTGTCCACCTCGCCCGTATTTTGTGTTCGCCGCGTGGCGCTTGGCGCGTCTCGTACAATCGATCAGAGCGTGCCAGCACGATGCGCCCGTCACCATCGTCTGCCATAGCCAGGGCAATATGGTGGCCATGGCGGCCGCCTTTCTCGGCGAAACGCTGGGGCCGTCAGCCGTGGCCGACAGTTATGTGCTATGCAACCCACCCTACAGTCTGCTCGATAGCAATTTCACGGAAAACTGGGTCAGCGGCCATCTGAAGGATGAGCATGGCAATACGGGCCGGCAAAAGTATGCCGCACGCACGCAAACCTTGAAAGCGTTTTTCAACATCCTGCGCACCCGCACGGCAATGCAGCAGGATGCCGCCTTTGTCGACGAGTGCAGCGCCAATCGCAAGCCTGAACGCAAGGACAGCTATACGGCCGCGTTCGACCGCGCAGACTACGGCTTGCATGGCTCCACCTATGGCAGGGTCACCCTGTATTTCAATCCGCACGACCAGGTGATTTCCGCCACGCCCGTGCAAGGCATAGGCTGGCGCGGCATGTCGGCGCAGGAAATTGCCGATACGGGCGGCGACGGCGTCTTCACCCAGCGCGTGTTTGCGCAAAACCACCTTGTCGGCCAGGAAAATGAAAAGGATTACGATATCTGGCAGCGCAATGGCCAGCCCTTGACGCCGGACAGCCTCGATTTCTGGCACCCGCGTTCACTGGTCGCCGAGTACTCGATCGAAAAGGGCATGCGGGCCAGCAAAGGCATCGGGCGCAAGATACTGACCTTTTTGTTCGCGCCCATCGTCATCATTCTCGCCAAGACTGCCGGCACGCGCATCAACGCCCTGCCGCCCAAGTCCTGGCGGCTGCCGATGAAGGCGCCCAAGCTGCCCGAGGCATTCCTGCCGCGCTCGAAGCGCTTTGCCGACATCAGCGATCAGTTTGACGAAGGCTGCGATGCCCCGGCCGACTCCCTGCACAAGGACCGCGCCGCCGAAGCCGATGAGGCATATGCGCCTTACCGTCCCCAGGGCAAGGGCGATGCGCAAGCCGAGGCGGCGCTACGCTACGAACAGAATGGCATGCTGCGCATGCAGGCCAGGCGCGACGACTGGGTCGAAAAAGGCAAGCCTGTGACGGCGGTGGACAAGCCGGAGGAGGCTAGCAAGGAATTCAATGCCTGGCGCAAGCAGGAAATCCAGAACTACCTGGTCGCCAACATCGACACCCACGCCACCGATCACTCAACCATCATGACCAATCCCGAGCATGCGCAAAAGGCGCTGGCGTATGACGTGGCGGTGGGGGTGTGCACGATCAGGCAGGAGGCGTTGCGCAAGTTACGGGTGGCGGCGGATTGGAGGTTGTTAGAGCCTCTCAATGCCACCGATGATAGCGCCGAGTTTTTTGAGTATTACGACAGCGGAGAATTCAAAAAAACATCTTTATACAAATGGGCTAACGCCAAAGACAACCCTGCCAGAAAACCGAAAAGCATCGTTGACGAGCGCCAGAATGCCAGGCCTGCCGACCCTTCCACCAACTTTGCACTGAGGACTGACGGTGCGTAA
- a CDS encoding MBL fold metallo-hydrolase yields the protein MTPQIQAFFDPATATVTYVVYEADGQDCAIIDSVLDYDPKAGRTSTTSADKVIAFVREHGLQCRWLLETHAHADHLSAAPYLQQQLGGDVAIGAAIQTVQQAFAAVYHQDDARADGSQFDQLFAPDQVFHIGKLEVRALHVPGHTPADLAYQISDAVFVGDTLFMPDVGSARCDFPGGSASLLYRSVQRLLALPPQTRLFMCHDYPPNGRAPRWEVTVAEQRAGNIHLRDGITEEQFVAMRTGRDATLDMPTLILPAIQVNINAGKLPEPEDNGVRYLKIPLNAI from the coding sequence ATGACCCCACAAATCCAAGCTTTCTTCGACCCCGCCACCGCCACCGTCACGTATGTCGTGTACGAGGCCGATGGCCAGGACTGTGCCATCATCGATTCCGTGCTCGACTACGACCCGAAAGCGGGCCGTACCTCGACCACGTCGGCCGACAAGGTGATCGCCTTCGTGCGCGAACACGGCTTGCAGTGCCGCTGGCTGCTGGAAACCCACGCGCATGCCGACCACCTGTCCGCGGCGCCCTACCTGCAGCAGCAGCTGGGCGGCGACGTGGCCATCGGTGCCGCCATCCAGACGGTGCAGCAGGCCTTCGCCGCCGTCTACCACCAGGATGACGCCAGGGCCGACGGCTCGCAGTTCGACCAGCTGTTCGCGCCCGACCAGGTGTTTCATATTGGTAAGCTGGAGGTGCGCGCCCTGCACGTGCCCGGCCACACGCCGGCCGACCTGGCTTACCAGATCAGCGACGCCGTCTTCGTCGGCGACACCCTGTTCATGCCGGACGTGGGTTCGGCCCGCTGCGACTTTCCAGGCGGCTCCGCATCCCTGCTGTACCGCTCCGTGCAGCGCCTGCTGGCGCTGCCGCCGCAAACGCGGCTGTTCATGTGCCACGACTATCCGCCCAACGGCCGCGCGCCGCGCTGGGAAGTGACGGTGGCGGAACAGCGCGCCGGCAACATCCACTTGCGCGACGGCATCACGGAAGAACAATTCGTGGCCATGCGCACGGGCCGCGATGCCACCTTGGACATGCCGACCTTGATCCTGCCCGCCATCCAGGTCAACATCAACGCGGGCAAGCTGCCCGAGCCGGAAGACAACGGCGTGCGCTACCTCAAAATACCGCTGAACGCGATCTGA